A part of Paenibacillus sp. IHBB 10380 genomic DNA contains:
- a CDS encoding dihydrolipoamide acetyltransferase family protein, which produces MAKFEYRFPELGEGLHEGEIIKMHIKKGDKVTDDDIVMEVQNDKAVVEVPCPVNGTVLEVLTKDGQVCRVGEVVAIIDAEGDVPEQEAPAEDHSTQEADAAKGSADTTSSPAQSSPADAKEGAASSTPAAPNKDVLATPSVRKFAREQGVDIANVNGTGNNGKITKEDVEAFKNGGSVKAEAAPEAVQSTSSTSSVAAEVNVSAEEDRVPFKGVRKIIANAMVKSAYTAPHVTIMDEVDVTELVAFRTRMKPTAEKKGIKVTYLPFIVKALVAASRQFPALNAMIDEESNEIVYKKYYNIGIATDTEGGLIVPVIKDADRKSIWMIADSIRDLATRGRDGKLSPTEMRGSTISISNIGSAGGMFFTPIINFPEVAILGTGRISEKAVVKNGEIVIAPVMALSLSFDHRIIDGATAQNFMNYIKSLLNNPELLVMEV; this is translated from the coding sequence TTGGCTAAATTTGAATATCGTTTTCCTGAGCTAGGCGAAGGCTTACATGAAGGCGAAATCATCAAAATGCATATTAAAAAAGGCGACAAAGTTACAGATGATGATATCGTTATGGAGGTACAGAATGACAAGGCAGTTGTTGAAGTTCCCTGCCCAGTTAATGGTACTGTACTAGAAGTTCTTACCAAAGACGGACAAGTGTGCCGTGTTGGTGAAGTAGTAGCTATCATTGATGCTGAAGGTGACGTTCCTGAACAAGAAGCGCCTGCTGAAGATCATTCTACACAAGAAGCAGATGCTGCTAAAGGTAGTGCAGATACAACTTCTTCTCCAGCACAAAGTAGCCCAGCTGATGCAAAAGAAGGTGCAGCATCTTCAACTCCAGCAGCACCTAACAAAGATGTTCTAGCTACGCCAAGTGTACGTAAATTCGCACGTGAACAAGGTGTTGATATTGCGAACGTTAATGGTACAGGTAACAATGGCAAAATTACTAAAGAAGATGTAGAAGCATTCAAGAATGGTGGAAGCGTTAAAGCTGAAGCGGCTCCAGAAGCTGTACAATCTACATCATCGACTTCATCAGTTGCTGCTGAGGTTAATGTTAGTGCAGAAGAAGATCGCGTACCTTTCAAAGGTGTTCGTAAAATCATCGCAAATGCAATGGTTAAATCTGCATACACAGCTCCTCATGTAACGATCATGGATGAAGTAGATGTAACTGAATTGGTAGCATTCCGTACGCGTATGAAACCAACAGCTGAGAAAAAAGGAATAAAAGTAACTTATCTTCCATTCATCGTTAAAGCATTGGTTGCCGCTAGTCGTCAATTCCCTGCTCTTAATGCTATGATTGACGAAGAATCAAATGAAATTGTCTACAAGAAATACTATAATATCGGTATTGCTACAGACACAGAAGGCGGATTAATCGTTCCAGTTATTAAAGATGCTGATCGTAAGAGCATTTGGATGATTGCTGATTCCATTCGTGATTTGGCTACTCGTGGTCGTGACGGTAAGTTATCTCCGACTGAGATGAGAGGAAGTACGATTTCAATCTCTAACATTGGTTCTGCTGGCGGTATGTTCTTTACACCAATCATCAACTTCCCTGAAGTTGCGATCTTGGGTACTGGACGTATTTCTGAAAAAGCGGTTGTCAAAAATGGTGAAATTGTAATTGCTCCAGTTATGGCTCTATCCCTAAGCTTTGACCACCGTATTATCGATGGTGCAACAGCACAAAACTTTATGAACTACATTAAATCGCTGCTCAATAACCCTGAGCTGCTAGTTATGGAGGTCTAA
- the lpdA gene encoding dihydrolipoyl dehydrogenase, whose product MVVGDASLDIDTLVIGAGPGGYVAAIRAAQLGQKVLIVDKSTVGGVCLNRGCIPSKALIAAAHQYESAQHGAAFGVTAENVKVDFGKTQEFKNSVVKKLTGGVAGLLKGNKVEVFNGECMFISENEARVFNDHESPRYRFKNCIIATGSRPIELKPFPFGGRIMSSTEALDLPEIPKSLIVIGGGYIGAELGQMFSKFGSKVTIIEGLESVLNGFDPDMTKLVVKNMNKTGIEIITSAKAESATQTDKDVTVKYSVGGETKEVTADYLLVTVGRRPNTDGELGLDLVGIEMDERGFVKVDHQGRTNFPHIFAIGDIVAGLALAHKASYEAKVAAEAIAGHPSVVDYKCIPAVAFTDPECASVGYTEKEAKDKGYKVAVSKFPFAGNGRALSLNSPDGFVKLISEEGTDLVLGCHIAGLEASNLISELSLAIEMGATLEDIALTIHAHPTLGEIVMETAELALGNPIHMMAPRK is encoded by the coding sequence ATGGTAGTAGGAGACGCTTCTCTAGATATTGATACGCTAGTCATTGGTGCCGGTCCTGGTGGTTATGTAGCAGCTATACGTGCTGCACAACTGGGTCAAAAAGTATTAATCGTGGATAAATCAACAGTTGGTGGTGTATGTCTTAACCGTGGATGTATTCCATCCAAGGCATTGATTGCAGCAGCTCATCAATATGAGTCTGCTCAACACGGCGCTGCATTCGGTGTTACTGCTGAGAACGTAAAAGTTGATTTCGGAAAAACACAAGAATTCAAAAACAGTGTTGTTAAGAAATTAACGGGCGGCGTTGCTGGTCTACTTAAAGGTAACAAAGTAGAAGTATTCAATGGTGAATGTATGTTCATCAGTGAGAATGAAGCACGTGTCTTTAACGACCATGAATCTCCTCGTTACCGTTTCAAGAACTGTATTATTGCAACAGGATCACGTCCGATCGAACTTAAACCATTTCCATTCGGTGGACGTATCATGTCCTCAACTGAGGCACTAGATCTTCCAGAAATTCCGAAGAGCCTAATCGTTATTGGTGGAGGATACATCGGAGCTGAGCTTGGCCAAATGTTCTCTAAATTTGGTAGTAAAGTTACGATCATCGAAGGTCTTGAGTCTGTACTTAACGGATTCGATCCAGATATGACGAAGCTTGTTGTTAAGAACATGAATAAAACAGGTATCGAAATTATCACGAGTGCAAAAGCAGAAAGTGCTACACAAACAGATAAAGACGTTACTGTGAAATACAGCGTAGGTGGAGAAACCAAAGAAGTAACAGCTGATTATTTACTTGTTACTGTTGGACGTCGTCCAAATACAGATGGTGAACTTGGCTTGGATCTAGTTGGTATCGAAATGGATGAACGTGGATTTGTAAAAGTAGATCATCAAGGACGTACTAACTTCCCTCACATTTTCGCTATTGGTGATATCGTTGCAGGTCTTGCATTGGCTCACAAAGCTTCTTATGAAGCTAAAGTGGCTGCAGAAGCGATTGCTGGTCATCCTTCCGTAGTAGACTACAAATGTATCCCTGCAGTAGCCTTTACAGACCCTGAATGTGCAAGTGTAGGTTACACGGAAAAAGAAGCGAAGGATAAAGGCTATAAGGTTGCTGTATCTAAATTCCCATTCGCAGGTAACGGACGTGCGTTATCTTTGAATAGCCCAGACGGTTTCGTGAAACTGATCTCTGAAGAAGGTACAGATCTTGTACTAGGATGTCATATCGCGGGTCTAGAAGCTTCCAATCTGATTTCTGAGCTGAGCTTGGCAATTGAAATGGGTGCTACCCTTGAAGACATCGCGTTGACTATTCATGCTCACCCAACCTTGGGTGAAATCGTGATGGAAACTGCCGAATTGGCACTAGGAAATCCGATTCATATGATGGCACCGCGTAAATAA
- a CDS encoding thymidylate synthase — protein sequence MKNYLELLQDILDHGSVKEDRTGTGTTSVFGRQLRFDLSQGFPLLTTKRVHIKSVVHELLWFLSGDTNTRYLKENGVSIWDEWADENGELGPVYGSQWRAWEAPNGQSIDQIANVIEAIKNNPDSRRHIVSAWNVAEIDNMKLPPCHFVFQFYVANGNLSCMLTMRSVDTFLGLPFNIACYALLTHMVAQQCGLEPGEFIWSGGDVHIYSNHMEQVQTQLEREPFELPVLEINRKPESIFDYQFEDFEFHNYKHHPGIKAPVAI from the coding sequence TTGAAGAATTATTTAGAGCTATTGCAGGATATATTAGATCATGGATCTGTAAAAGAAGATCGAACAGGTACAGGTACAACATCTGTATTTGGGCGTCAACTTCGTTTCGATCTATCGCAGGGCTTTCCACTTTTGACAACGAAGAGAGTTCATATCAAATCTGTGGTGCATGAGTTGCTTTGGTTCCTTAGTGGGGATACAAATACTAGGTACCTAAAGGAGAATGGCGTCTCTATTTGGGACGAGTGGGCAGATGAGAACGGTGAGTTAGGTCCTGTCTATGGTTCGCAGTGGCGAGCTTGGGAAGCGCCGAATGGTCAGAGCATTGATCAAATTGCTAATGTTATTGAGGCCATTAAGAATAATCCCGATTCAAGACGTCACATCGTTAGTGCTTGGAATGTTGCTGAAATAGACAATATGAAATTGCCGCCTTGTCATTTTGTATTTCAATTTTATGTAGCGAATGGGAATTTATCTTGTATGCTAACAATGCGGTCTGTGGATACCTTCTTAGGGCTTCCATTTAACATTGCCTGTTACGCACTCTTGACTCACATGGTGGCTCAGCAGTGTGGACTAGAGCCGGGAGAGTTTATATGGTCTGGTGGAGATGTGCATATTTATTCAAACCACATGGAGCAAGTTCAGACTCAATTAGAGCGTGAGCCATTTGAGTTACCTGTTCTAGAAATAAACCGCAAGCCTGAATCAATATTTGATTATCAGTTTGAAGATTTCGAATTTCACAATTATAAGCATCATCCAGGGATAAAAGCACCAGTAGCTATATAA
- a CDS encoding dihydrofolate reductase — MRITMIWAMGHNGIMGKDNDMPWRLPRDMAFFKQQTLGKSIVMGRRTWESFGGKPLKNRTNIIMTRDLEYTAQGAHIIHTLEDAKTFAQNDELMIIGGAQIYEEWLPLADRLIVTKIDEDFEGDIVFPVIDWSKWTLIEQITGVRDDNNPYDYSFNFYEFIQE; from the coding sequence ATGAGGATCACAATGATCTGGGCTATGGGGCATAATGGTATCATGGGTAAAGATAATGATATGCCGTGGCGTCTGCCGCGTGATATGGCATTCTTTAAGCAGCAAACACTCGGGAAATCTATAGTTATGGGAAGACGGACTTGGGAATCCTTTGGAGGTAAGCCGCTGAAGAATCGGACTAACATTATTATGACTCGTGACCTTGAGTATACAGCACAAGGTGCGCATATCATTCATACACTAGAAGATGCAAAGACATTTGCACAAAATGATGAACTTATGATTATTGGTGGAGCTCAGATTTATGAGGAATGGTTGCCTTTAGCGGACCGACTCATTGTAACTAAGATCGATGAAGATTTCGAGGGAGATATTGTATTCCCTGTGATAGATTGGTCAAAATGGACGCTAATCGAACAAATAACAGGTGTACGTGATGATAATAACCCCTATGATTATAGTTTCAATTTCTATGAGTTCATTCAAGAATAG
- a CDS encoding glutamate synthase subunit beta, producing the protein MSTPTGFMEYNRQLPIDRDPAERIKDWEEFHKHMSDEELRTQGSRCMDCGTPYCHSGIDMAGGTSGCPVNNLIPEWNNLIYRGLWREALDRLHKTNNFPEFTGRVCPAPCEGSCTVGLIGEPVTIKTIEQAIIDKGFEEGWVTPNPPEKRTGKKVAVVGSGPAGLAAAAQLNKAGHSVTVYERADRIGGLLTYGIPAMKLDKDVVQRRVDLLAAEGIQFITNADIGVNIPAQQLVDEYDAVVLCGGATKPRQFEIEGSQLNGVHYAMTYLNGTIKSFLDSNLEDGQFISAKDKDVIVIGGGDTGSDCVATALRHGCSSITQFGTHDKAPLERDPINNPWPQFPNVYTLDYAQEEAKAIHGEDPREFSIMTTKFVGDEQGNLKELHTVQIQRIVDDSGRKIYQPIPGTERIFKAQLAFIAIGFDGPEQTLIEKLGLDTDRRSNVKANKGKYKTNLDKVFAAGDMRRGQSLVVWAINEGREAAREVDKYLMGSTVLV; encoded by the coding sequence ATGTCTACACCAACAGGATTTATGGAATATAACCGTCAACTGCCTATTGACCGGGATCCAGCAGAGCGGATTAAAGACTGGGAAGAATTCCACAAACATATGTCAGACGAAGAGCTTCGGACACAGGGATCACGCTGCATGGATTGTGGTACACCCTACTGTCATTCAGGAATTGATATGGCGGGTGGAACCTCCGGATGCCCAGTAAATAATTTAATTCCAGAGTGGAACAATCTTATTTATCGTGGATTGTGGAGAGAAGCACTCGATCGTCTGCACAAAACGAATAATTTCCCTGAATTCACGGGTCGCGTATGTCCAGCCCCGTGCGAAGGATCTTGTACTGTTGGATTAATCGGCGAGCCAGTGACCATTAAAACCATTGAGCAAGCGATTATTGATAAAGGTTTTGAAGAAGGTTGGGTAACTCCGAACCCTCCTGAGAAACGGACTGGTAAAAAAGTGGCTGTCGTAGGATCGGGTCCAGCGGGTCTTGCAGCTGCAGCTCAGCTTAACAAAGCAGGTCATTCCGTTACGGTATATGAGCGTGCTGATCGGATCGGAGGCCTACTTACTTATGGTATTCCTGCGATGAAGCTGGATAAAGATGTTGTACAACGTCGTGTAGATTTACTTGCAGCAGAAGGGATACAATTCATTACGAATGCTGATATTGGAGTAAATATACCGGCTCAGCAACTAGTGGACGAGTATGATGCTGTAGTGCTATGCGGAGGAGCTACGAAGCCTCGTCAGTTCGAGATTGAAGGAAGTCAGTTGAACGGTGTGCATTATGCTATGACTTACTTGAATGGAACGATTAAGAGCTTTTTGGATTCCAATTTAGAGGATGGACAGTTTATATCTGCTAAGGATAAAGATGTCATCGTGATCGGTGGCGGAGATACAGGTTCAGACTGTGTGGCCACAGCGTTGCGTCATGGATGTAGTAGCATCACTCAATTTGGTACCCATGATAAAGCACCGCTAGAGCGGGATCCTATCAATAATCCGTGGCCACAATTTCCGAATGTGTATACACTTGATTATGCACAGGAAGAGGCTAAAGCGATTCATGGAGAAGATCCACGTGAGTTCTCTATCATGACGACTAAATTCGTTGGCGATGAGCAGGGTAACTTGAAAGAGTTACACACGGTACAAATCCAACGGATCGTAGATGATTCAGGCCGAAAAATTTATCAACCTATTCCGGGAACAGAGCGTATTTTCAAAGCACAATTAGCATTTATCGCTATTGGTTTTGATGGACCTGAGCAAACGTTGATTGAGAAGTTAGGTCTAGATACGGACCGCCGCTCGAACGTAAAAGCTAACAAAGGCAAATACAAGACCAATCTCGATAAAGTATTCGCTGCAGGTGATATGAGACGTGGACAGAGCTTAGTTGTGTGGGCCATCAATGAAGGCCGGGAGGCTGCACGTGAAGTAGATAAATATTTGATGGGTTCGACGGTACTGGTGTAA
- a CDS encoding amidase family protein: MSANLQEWIVEEDITSMQIAMEEGTISSEEIVQAYLDRIDKYDLIINSILEINPEAIHIARALDKERKEQGSRGKLHGIPILLKDNIDTEDQMHTSAGSVALAESFAAKDSFIASKLRMAGAILLGKTNMSEWSNFMSSSMPAGYSSRGGLVLNPYGAGEIFISGSSSGPAAAIAANLGAAAIGTETAGSIVGPACKNLLVGIKSTVGLASRAGIIPISSSQDTPGPIARTVSDAAIILGALTGVDDEDKATLASAKRSFIDYTPFLDADFLRHARIGIPRYYYKHLDEERLAMMEAAITTLRNEGATMVDPITLHVEQNHWNNDVICYEFKNDLNHYLSQLADSAPIHSLKELIEYNKNHAEVALKYGQDTLIRSEGTTLTEHTYLQKKQEYDELALNQGIDYVLEKYSLDALMLPGDVDGMYIAARLGYPLISVPAGYSSHGIIDSDGDSTKGPFGVVFSGKAFSEPTLIKIAYGFEQATHHRFPPQLD, from the coding sequence GTGAGTGCTAACCTGCAGGAATGGATTGTTGAAGAAGATATTACAAGTATGCAGATAGCTATGGAGGAGGGGACTATATCCTCAGAAGAGATCGTCCAAGCATACTTAGATCGTATAGATAAGTACGATTTGATCATCAATTCAATATTAGAAATAAATCCAGAGGCGATACATATAGCGAGAGCTTTAGACAAAGAACGCAAAGAACAAGGGAGTCGGGGAAAACTGCACGGAATTCCTATTTTATTGAAGGATAATATAGATACAGAAGATCAGATGCATACGAGCGCAGGCTCAGTAGCTTTAGCTGAGTCATTCGCGGCGAAGGATTCATTCATAGCTTCAAAGCTTCGCATGGCAGGTGCTATTCTTCTTGGGAAAACGAATATGTCGGAATGGTCCAACTTTATGTCTAGTTCGATGCCTGCGGGTTATAGTTCACGTGGTGGGCTTGTTCTGAATCCATATGGTGCGGGTGAGATATTCATTAGTGGGTCGAGTTCTGGACCTGCGGCTGCTATAGCTGCAAACCTAGGAGCGGCAGCGATCGGAACGGAAACGGCGGGGTCCATAGTTGGGCCTGCATGTAAAAATTTACTTGTGGGGATCAAATCTACGGTGGGTCTCGCTAGCCGAGCGGGTATTATACCTATTTCTAGTAGTCAGGATACCCCTGGCCCTATAGCAAGAACGGTGTCTGATGCAGCCATTATCTTAGGTGCATTAACTGGAGTAGACGACGAGGATAAGGCTACGTTAGCGAGCGCAAAGAGATCCTTTATAGATTACACACCTTTTTTAGATGCCGACTTTTTACGTCATGCAAGAATAGGTATTCCTAGATATTATTATAAGCATTTGGATGAGGAAAGACTTGCTATGATGGAAGCTGCCATTACGACTTTGAGAAACGAAGGCGCCACAATGGTAGACCCGATCACGCTTCACGTCGAACAGAATCATTGGAACAACGATGTCATTTGTTATGAGTTTAAAAACGATTTAAATCATTACTTATCACAATTAGCTGATTCCGCACCGATTCACTCTTTGAAAGAGTTGATTGAATATAATAAGAATCATGCCGAGGTAGCTTTGAAATATGGGCAAGACACGCTAATAAGATCAGAAGGAACCACGCTGACTGAGCACACCTATCTGCAAAAGAAACAAGAATATGATGAATTAGCGCTTAACCAAGGAATAGATTACGTGTTAGAAAAATATAGTCTGGATGCATTAATGTTACCTGGAGATGTGGACGGCATGTATATTGCAGCACGATTGGGTTACCCTTTGATCTCTGTCCCAGCGGGGTATTCATCCCATGGCATTATTGACTCCGATGGCGATTCAACAAAAGGTCCATTTGGAGTGGTCTTCTCAGGTAAAGCATTTAGTGAACCTACGTTGATCAAAATAGCTTACGGATTTGAGCAAGCCACACACCATCGTTTTCCACCACAATTGGATTAG
- a CDS encoding class I SAM-dependent methyltransferase has product MSYSHYGKLGTEVYDLTKKIGGSLDGDLEYYRDKLKSCKGRILEAMVGSGRVTIPLLESGFVVDGVDYSPEMLASCSKRCDERGLKVNLYEADLQELSLPYKYEAIIIPGGSFLLIEQRKEAIQVLQRLYEHLEPGGRLILDLFLPDNDFNSSEIGKFGGIATYNLPDGDMITMESKILEADLFYNQYQVSLLKYEKWRNGKLIQTELQRFALRWYGVEEFIYILEKVGFSDVVVSADFVDGKEPTHANQKFVYEAVRR; this is encoded by the coding sequence ATGTCTTATAGTCATTATGGCAAACTGGGTACAGAGGTTTATGATTTAACCAAGAAAATCGGGGGTTCATTAGATGGCGATTTAGAATATTATCGTGATAAGCTAAAAAGTTGCAAGGGGCGTATTCTAGAAGCGATGGTTGGTTCTGGGCGTGTAACCATTCCACTGCTAGAATCCGGATTCGTTGTAGATGGTGTTGATTATTCTCCTGAAATGTTAGCTTCCTGTAGCAAACGTTGTGATGAACGTGGACTGAAAGTTAACTTATATGAAGCAGATTTGCAAGAACTTTCGTTACCTTATAAATATGAGGCCATTATTATACCAGGCGGCTCATTTTTGTTGATAGAACAACGAAAAGAAGCGATACAAGTATTACAACGACTCTATGAACATCTTGAGCCAGGTGGGCGACTTATTCTTGATCTATTCTTACCAGACAACGATTTCAACAGTTCTGAAATAGGCAAGTTTGGTGGAATAGCAACTTATAACCTTCCCGATGGGGATATGATCACAATGGAGAGTAAAATCTTGGAAGCGGACTTGTTTTATAATCAATACCAAGTGTCACTTTTGAAATATGAAAAATGGCGCAATGGGAAGCTGATTCAAACGGAATTACAACGCTTTGCGCTACGTTGGTATGGAGTAGAAGAATTCATATATATTTTAGAAAAAGTTGGCTTTTCAGATGTTGTTGTTTCAGCTGATTTTGTGGATGGAAAAGAACCGACACATGCGAACCAAAAATTTGTTTATGAAGCTGTAAGAAGATAA
- a CDS encoding GNAT family N-acetyltransferase, translated as MNHQGLLDGYASIYPVMVADSNDSAENVLWVEIKFNPLTADSNELRETLFLHLMKRASEIKENALHKSTKMCFTFFPSEQKSSEYVLANSFIVNEGIYHMARNLDQPIELCPSPGKIEVIEWKMKEDKEIDEYVQAYNEAFPEKPWNIEGLKHFMLSDLWAVGTTLSAFENGQLIGSVMLYWDDEKNKNEEKNSAFTEQIFVLPEWRGKGIATYLISKGLDYLAGKGMNEALLELRANNEHALNIYKMLGYKVTKSEKIIECVI; from the coding sequence ATGAACCACCAAGGACTGTTGGATGGATATGCATCTATTTATCCTGTAATGGTAGCAGATAGTAACGATAGTGCAGAAAATGTATTATGGGTGGAAATTAAATTTAATCCATTAACTGCGGACAGTAATGAATTAAGAGAGACGTTATTTCTACATTTAATGAAAAGAGCAAGTGAAATAAAGGAAAATGCACTCCATAAAAGCACTAAAATGTGCTTTACATTCTTCCCATCAGAGCAAAAAAGCTCAGAATATGTACTTGCTAATAGCTTTATTGTCAATGAAGGGATTTATCATATGGCAAGAAATCTTGACCAGCCCATAGAGTTATGTCCATCGCCTGGTAAGATCGAAGTTATCGAGTGGAAAATGAAAGAGGATAAAGAAATAGACGAGTACGTTCAAGCGTACAATGAAGCTTTTCCTGAGAAGCCATGGAATATAGAGGGGTTAAAACATTTCATGTTATCTGATTTGTGGGCAGTGGGCACAACATTGTCTGCTTTTGAAAATGGTCAATTAATAGGTAGTGTTATGCTTTATTGGGATGATGAAAAGAATAAAAATGAAGAGAAAAACAGTGCTTTTACGGAACAAATATTTGTGTTGCCTGAATGGCGTGGAAAGGGAATAGCTACTTATCTAATTAGCAAAGGATTGGATTATTTAGCAGGTAAAGGGATGAACGAGGCCCTTCTTGAACTCCGAGCCAATAATGAGCATGCACTAAATATTTATAAGATGCTTGGGTATAAAGTAACAAAAAGCGAAAAAATTATTGAATGTGTTATTTAA
- a CDS encoding S-layer homology domain-containing protein, with translation MKTTYVAASNGQFVTEVDVNLERMLQEIDQLQKVNGSDKVLNYSINEVEDVILVNLPVSGLKGAIADFPGGRMIIKSPIGSFEIPFAAVQSVLTEGFAEKLQVRIGSLLAEQEDKINRHFKLEGAVKLGHTVKIELLWRSGEIEKQVKGLGGSKASFTFHLADPADPTTTTVLSHDIAVGKTFFVPAVVERIESGTSDIKLILSETGVFSVISLDKIFADMSDHWAKQEVSLLASKHLIEGMDDLHFAPDKPITRAQFTTLLVRALGWKEGQEQITFSDVKQDAWYAGAVGTASARGLTEGFKNGKFQPNDLIRGNR, from the coding sequence TTGAAGACAACCTATGTAGCAGCATCGAACGGACAATTCGTGACCGAGGTCGATGTGAACTTGGAGCGGATGTTGCAGGAAATCGACCAACTACAGAAGGTGAACGGTTCTGACAAGGTCTTGAATTACTCCATTAATGAGGTGGAGGATGTCATCTTAGTTAATCTACCTGTTAGCGGGCTAAAGGGTGCAATCGCGGATTTTCCAGGAGGTAGAATGATAATCAAATCTCCCATAGGCAGCTTCGAAATTCCGTTTGCCGCAGTGCAGTCTGTTCTAACAGAAGGTTTTGCGGAGAAACTGCAGGTAAGAATCGGCAGCCTGCTTGCTGAGCAGGAAGACAAAATAAACCGTCATTTTAAACTTGAGGGAGCAGTAAAGCTCGGACACACTGTTAAGATTGAATTGCTATGGAGATCGGGTGAGATAGAGAAGCAAGTGAAAGGTTTGGGCGGGAGCAAAGCAAGTTTCACCTTCCACTTGGCTGACCCCGCTGATCCAACGACAACAACAGTACTCTCACATGATATAGCTGTAGGGAAGACCTTCTTCGTTCCAGCTGTGGTGGAGCGCATAGAATCAGGGACGTCGGATATTAAGCTGATCTTATCAGAGACAGGTGTGTTCTCTGTGATAAGCTTAGATAAGATATTCGCAGATATGAGTGATCATTGGGCGAAGCAAGAAGTTAGTCTTCTGGCTTCCAAACATCTCATTGAGGGGATGGATGATCTTCATTTTGCTCCGGATAAACCGATCACCCGAGCTCAATTCACTACGTTGCTGGTTCGAGCGCTAGGCTGGAAGGAAGGGCAGGAGCAGATAACGTTCAGCGATGTGAAGCAAGATGCTTGGTATGCTGGTGCAGTAGGGACTGCTAGCGCAAGAGGTCTGACCGAAGGGTTCAAAAATGGAAAATTTCAGCCTAACGACCTAATTCGCGGGAACAGATGA
- a CDS encoding S-layer homology domain-containing protein yields the protein MSVLVLRALHMAGMNQEAGNKEETLRGYQDHDTIASWSEAAVVAVVDTGIIAGRSATSFVPQASATRAEAAVVLMRMLQHVGYINP from the coding sequence ATGAGTGTTCTTGTACTTCGCGCATTGCATATGGCAGGAATGAATCAAGAGGCTGGAAATAAGGAGGAGACGCTGCGTGGTTATCAGGATCATGATACCATTGCTTCATGGTCTGAGGCAGCGGTCGTCGCTGTCGTGGATACAGGAATTATCGCAGGCCGTAGTGCTACCAGTTTCGTGCCGCAGGCCTCAGCAACTCGGGCGGAAGCTGCCGTTGTACTGATGAGAATGCTTCAGCATGTTGGCTATATCAACCCTTAG
- a CDS encoding helix-turn-helix domain-containing protein produces MSNKKYSASEKFIILSEIKSGETGVSAAVKKYGIPKTTLAKWRPKY; encoded by the coding sequence TTGTCTAATAAAAAATACAGTGCCTCAGAGAAATTCATTATTCTAAGTGAGATTAAAAGCGGCGAAACTGGTGTTAGTGCAGCGGTCAAGAAATACGGTATCCCCAAAACGACCTTGGCGAAGTGGCGTCCCAAATATTAG